From Drosophila virilis strain 15010-1051.87 chromosome X, Dvir_AGI_RSII-ME, whole genome shotgun sequence, the proteins below share one genomic window:
- the B-H1 gene encoding homeobox protein B-H1 isoform X1 produces MKDSMSILTQTLPTTTAPSEPLPHHSHSLSHHHHHHHHYPLHPPPVNMSMSTSSNLKPNRSRFMINDILAGSAAAASAAALYKQQHNNNNNNNTSINNNNNNNNNANNNNEHLDAEPETSLAPPPPPHQLPPQPHPHALAAVHAHHQHQHPHPHTLPHAKLTHFGPTAQMGANGLNVAQYAAAMQQHYAAAAAAAAARNNAAAAAAAAAAAAAGAGEGPPPPPSAELDDSSDYHEENEDCDSDEAGSGGGHMDDHSVCSNGGKDDDGNSIKSGSTSDMSGLSKKQRKARTAFTDHQLQTLEKSFERQKYLSVQERQELAHKLDLSDCQVKTWYQNRRTKWKRQTAVGLELLAEAGNFAAFQRLYGGSPYLGAWPYAAAAGAGAAAAAHGAPPHSSIDIYYRQAAAAAAMQKPLPYNLYAGVPSVSVGSLSAAAAPFSHLSASSSLSSLSSYYQSAAAAAAAANGAAGGGAVPQPLAAAPAAGGGVSIIHKPQALATSPAAGVQTLAQAQNAAASPVHPPSTPSPTLNPGSPPGRSVDSSQAQSDDEDQLQV; encoded by the exons ATGAAAGACTCAATGAGCATATTAACCCAGACGCTGCCCACGACTACAGCGCCCAGCGAGCCGTTGCCACATCATTCGCATTCGCTttcgcatcatcatcatcatcaccatcattATCCGTTGCATCCACCGCCGGTCAATATGTCAATGTCCACCTCGTCCAATTTGAAGCCAAATCGATCCCGCTTCATGATCAATGACATTCTGGCGGGCAGTGCGGCCGCCGCCAGCGCAGCTGCGCTCtataagcagcagcacaacaacaacaataacaacaacaccagtatcaacaacaacaacaacaacaacaacaatgctaataataataacgaaCACTTGGATGCTGAGCCTGAGACGAGCCTGGCGCCACCGCCGCCTCCACATCAGTTGCCCCCACAGCCGCATCCACATGCCCTGGCGGCAGTACATGcccatcatcagcatcaacatccGCATCCGCACACACTTCCGCACGCCAAACTGACCCACTTTGGACCCACCGCCCAGATGGGCGCCAACGGCTTGAACGTGGCGCAATATGCCGCGGCCATGCAACAGCAttatgcagctgctgccgctgcggcagcggcgcgcaacaatgcagcagctgcggcggcagcagcagcagcggcagccgctgGAGCTGGCGAAgggccgccgccgccgccgtcggcGGAGCTCGACGATAGCAGCGACTACCATGAGGAGAACGAggactgcgacagcgacgaGGCGGGCAGTGGCGGCGGTCACATGGATGATCACAGCGTTTGTAGTAATG GTGGCAAGGACGATGATGGCAACAGCATCAAGAGCGGCTCCACCAGCGACATGAGCGGGCTGAGCAAAAAGCAGCGCAAGGCGCGCACCGCCTTCACGGATCATCAGCTGCAGACGCTGGAGAAGTCTTTCGAGCGCCAGAAATATCTTAGCGTACAGGAGCGTCAGGAGCTGGCGCACAAGCTGGACCTCAGCGATTGCCAAGTGAAGACCTGGTATCAGAATCGCAG AACCAAGTGGAAGCGTCAAACGGCCGTTGGCCTGGAACTCCTGGCCGAGGCTGGCAATTTTGCAGCCTTCCAGCGGCTTTACGGCGGCTCACCGTATCTGGGCGCCTGGCCGTATGCGGCAGCtgccggcgccggcgccgcagcagccgcgCATGGCGCACCTCCACATTCCAGCATCGATATCTACTATCGTCAAGCGGCCGCGGCGGCGGCGATGCAAAAGCCGCTGCCCTACAATTTGTATGCGGGTGTGCCCAGCGTCAGTGTTGGTTCGCTGAGCGCCGCAGCCGCGCCCTTCTCGCATCTATCCGCCTCCAGTTCGCTGTCATCGCTAAGCAGCTACTATCAGAgcgcggcggctgctgccgcGGCAGCCAATGGGGCCGCTGGTGGTGGCGCGGTGCCACAGCCACTTGCAGCAGCGCCCGCAGCCGGAGGCGGCGTTAGCATCATACACAAGCCACAGGCGCTGGCCACATCGCCGGCAGCGGGTGTGCAGACACTGGCGCAGGCGCAGAACGCCGCCGCATCGCCGGTGCATCCGCCATCCACGCCCAGTCCCACGCTGAATCCGGGCAGTCCGCCCGGACGATCCGTGGACAGCTCCCAGGCTCAATCCGATGATGAGGATCAGCTGCAGGTGTAA
- the B-H1 gene encoding homeobox protein B-H1 isoform X2, which translates to MKDSMSILTQTLPTTTAPSEPLPHHSHSLSHHHHHHHHYPLHPPPVNMSMSTSSNLKPNRSRFMINDILAGSAAAASAAALYKQQHNNNNNNNTSINNNNNNNNNANNNNEHLDAEPETSLAPPPPPHQLPPQPHPHALAAVHAHHQHQHPHPHTLPHAKLTHFGPTAQMGANGLNVAQYAAAMQQHYAAAAAAAAARNNAAAAAAAAAAAAAGAGEGPPPPPSAELDDSSDYHEENEDCDSDEAGSGGGHMDDHSVCSNGEVARTMMATASRAAPPAT; encoded by the exons ATGAAAGACTCAATGAGCATATTAACCCAGACGCTGCCCACGACTACAGCGCCCAGCGAGCCGTTGCCACATCATTCGCATTCGCTttcgcatcatcatcatcatcaccatcattATCCGTTGCATCCACCGCCGGTCAATATGTCAATGTCCACCTCGTCCAATTTGAAGCCAAATCGATCCCGCTTCATGATCAATGACATTCTGGCGGGCAGTGCGGCCGCCGCCAGCGCAGCTGCGCTCtataagcagcagcacaacaacaacaataacaacaacaccagtatcaacaacaacaacaacaacaacaacaatgctaataataataacgaaCACTTGGATGCTGAGCCTGAGACGAGCCTGGCGCCACCGCCGCCTCCACATCAGTTGCCCCCACAGCCGCATCCACATGCCCTGGCGGCAGTACATGcccatcatcagcatcaacatccGCATCCGCACACACTTCCGCACGCCAAACTGACCCACTTTGGACCCACCGCCCAGATGGGCGCCAACGGCTTGAACGTGGCGCAATATGCCGCGGCCATGCAACAGCAttatgcagctgctgccgctgcggcagcggcgcgcaacaatgcagcagctgcggcggcagcagcagcagcggcagccgctgGAGCTGGCGAAgggccgccgccgccgccgtcggcGGAGCTCGACGATAGCAGCGACTACCATGAGGAGAACGAggactgcgacagcgacgaGGCGGGCAGTGGCGGCGGTCACATGGATGATCACAGCGTTTGTAGTAATGGTGAG GTGGCAAGGACGATGATGGCAACAGCATCAAGAGCGGCTCCACCAGCGACATGA
- the B-H1 gene encoding homeobox protein B-H1 isoform X3, whose product MSGLSKKQRKARTAFTDHQLQTLEKSFERQKYLSVQERQELAHKLDLSDCQVKTWYQNRRTKWKRQTAVGLELLAEAGNFAAFQRLYGGSPYLGAWPYAAAAGAGAAAAAHGAPPHSSIDIYYRQAAAAAAMQKPLPYNLYAGVPSVSVGSLSAAAAPFSHLSASSSLSSLSSYYQSAAAAAAAANGAAGGGAVPQPLAAAPAAGGGVSIIHKPQALATSPAAGVQTLAQAQNAAASPVHPPSTPSPTLNPGSPPGRSVDSSQAQSDDEDQLQV is encoded by the exons ATGAGCGGGCTGAGCAAAAAGCAGCGCAAGGCGCGCACCGCCTTCACGGATCATCAGCTGCAGACGCTGGAGAAGTCTTTCGAGCGCCAGAAATATCTTAGCGTACAGGAGCGTCAGGAGCTGGCGCACAAGCTGGACCTCAGCGATTGCCAAGTGAAGACCTGGTATCAGAATCGCAG AACCAAGTGGAAGCGTCAAACGGCCGTTGGCCTGGAACTCCTGGCCGAGGCTGGCAATTTTGCAGCCTTCCAGCGGCTTTACGGCGGCTCACCGTATCTGGGCGCCTGGCCGTATGCGGCAGCtgccggcgccggcgccgcagcagccgcgCATGGCGCACCTCCACATTCCAGCATCGATATCTACTATCGTCAAGCGGCCGCGGCGGCGGCGATGCAAAAGCCGCTGCCCTACAATTTGTATGCGGGTGTGCCCAGCGTCAGTGTTGGTTCGCTGAGCGCCGCAGCCGCGCCCTTCTCGCATCTATCCGCCTCCAGTTCGCTGTCATCGCTAAGCAGCTACTATCAGAgcgcggcggctgctgccgcGGCAGCCAATGGGGCCGCTGGTGGTGGCGCGGTGCCACAGCCACTTGCAGCAGCGCCCGCAGCCGGAGGCGGCGTTAGCATCATACACAAGCCACAGGCGCTGGCCACATCGCCGGCAGCGGGTGTGCAGACACTGGCGCAGGCGCAGAACGCCGCCGCATCGCCGGTGCATCCGCCATCCACGCCCAGTCCCACGCTGAATCCGGGCAGTCCGCCCGGACGATCCGTGGACAGCTCCCAGGCTCAATCCGATGATGAGGATCAGCTGCAGGTGTAA